One window of the Hippocampus zosterae strain Florida chromosome 8, ASM2543408v3, whole genome shotgun sequence genome contains the following:
- the LOC127605915 gene encoding transcription factor JunD-like, whose protein sequence is MMKKDINLTLSDAEIKPHLRDVDGILGPSDLGLLKLSSPELERLIIQSNGMVTTTSSGSHFLFPKPVTDEQEFAEGFVKALEDLHKQNQGPANGTLDLVHNINIAAVTTQLDLPVYTNLSSYGSGPSETTVNYSTDTVPFPPPPPPHLFAGAPSAEPELSSRAHPPKEEPQTVPDVQSFGDSPPMSPVDMDSQERIKADRKRLRNRIAASKCRRRKLERISRLEDKVTTLKNQNTDLTSTANVLREQVAQLKEKVLTHVNSGCQLLPHEVQVH, encoded by the coding sequence ATGATGAAGAAGGATATTAATTTGACTCTGAGCGACGCAGAGATTAAGCCCCACCTTCGCGACGTTGACGGCATTTTGGGCCCCTCGGATTTGGGACTGCTCAAACTGTCCTCGCCGGAATTGGAGAGGCTGATCATCCAGTCTAACGGGATGGTCACAACCACGTCGAGTGGCTCCCACTTCCTGTTCCCAAAGCCCGTGACGGACGAGCAAGAGTTCGCCGAGGGATTCGTCAAGGCGTTGGAGGATCTGCACAAACAGAACCAGGGACCGGCGAACGGCACTTTGGATCTGGTCCACAACATCAACATCGCCGCGGTTACGACGCAGCTGGATCTGCCCGTGTACACGAACCTCAGCAGCTACGGCAGCGGGCCCTCTGAGACCACCGTCAACTATTCCACGGACACGGTGCCtttcccacccccaccgccgccTCACCTTTTCGCCGGAGCGCCTTCGGCGGAGCCGGAGCTCTCCAGTCGAGCGCACCCGCCCAAGGAGGAGCCTCAGACGGTGCCGGACGTGCAGAGCTTCGGGGACAGCCCGCCGATGTCTCCCGTCGACATGGACTCGCAAGAACGGATCAAGGCCGACAGGAAGCGGCTGCGGAACCGGATCGCCGCTTCCAAGTGTCGCAGGCGCAAACTGGAGCGGATCTCCAGGCTGGAGGACAAGGTGACGACGCTGAAGAACCAAAACACCGACTTGACGTCTACGGCCAACGTCCTCAGAGAGCAAGTGGCCCAACTcaaggaaaaagtcctcactcACGTCAACAGTGGCTGTCAGCTGTTACCACACGAGGTTCAGGTGCACTAG